From Coffea arabica cultivar ET-39 chromosome 9c, Coffea Arabica ET-39 HiFi, whole genome shotgun sequence, one genomic window encodes:
- the LOC113708805 gene encoding plasma membrane-associated cation-binding protein 1-like — MGISSWKEKVLPKIKKVFEKNGTKKAAAAEVTKAFEESKGQYTTEFEGKKTELEAKVVEVYEASPSEVKALIKEPKEAGLKKHSAAVQKFLDELVKIEFPGAKTVSEGATKVGPSYLSGPITFLFEKVSTCIPEEVKKEEEAPAAAAETTAESSEVKEKEIVVEAEKKEEVVTEAVVEKVEAPAEAPPAKEAKVEEAAPEPAPAPAPAAEPPKA, encoded by the exons ATGGGGATCAGCTCCTGGAAAGAGAAGGTGctaccaaaaatcaagaaagtttTTGAGAAGAACGGCACTAAAAAGGCTGCTGCTGCTGAAGTTACCAAAGCTTTCGAGGAATCTAAG GGGCAATACACTACTGAGTTTGAAGGGAAAAAAACTGAGCTCGAAGCTAAAGTTGTTGAGGTCTATGAAGCTTCACCATCTGAAGTCAAG GCTTTGATTAAAGAACCTAAGGAGGCTGGCCTGAAGAAGCACTCTGCTGCTGTTCAGAAGTTCTTGGATGAGCTTGTCAAGATTG AATTCCCTGGAGCAAAGACAGTTTCAGAGGGAGCAACAAAGGTCGGGCCATCATATTTATCAGGGCCAATAACCTTTTTGTTTGAGAAGGTATCCACATGTATCCCAGAGGAGGTGAAGAAAGAGGAGGAGGCACCAGCTGCGGCAGCAGAAACCACCGCAGAATCAAGTGAGGTTAAGGAGAAGGAGATAGTAGTTGAAGCTGAGAAGAAAGAGGAAGTGGTGACTGAGGCCGTAGTAGAGAAGGTTGAAGCACCAGCTGAGGCTCCTCCGGCCAAAGAAGCCAAGGTGGAAGAAGCAGCACCAGAACCAGCACCAGCACCTGCACCAGCAGCTGAGCCACCAAAGGCTTGA